From the Lycium ferocissimum isolate CSIRO_LF1 unplaced genomic scaffold, AGI_CSIRO_Lferr_CH_V1 ctg45, whole genome shotgun sequence genome, one window contains:
- the LOC132044433 gene encoding calmodulin-binding protein 60 A-like, whose product MGLSPSYSGPTWSSFHKTRKLPKLKSVMVVFQVLRLLKSIRRLCIDPAGVEPKVDEISTGPRKEQENSNPCDQCGSRHLKLKFSSNINGTVYTGLPVGGDRGNTLNLDLVDCRTENIVKSEPEASAEVEIVVLEKDFASCTGDKSLIRGDPHVRLKDGTVSVSHISFKHTKNPMRKRELRLGARAVHPYDIGTRIKEAATEPFFVMDRRSMPKSKRPLNLDDQVWKLQTIGNDGTYHDRLMKENIKTVRDLLIQYFLNRDNLLKIIGRHMCVKKLDAAVNQAKSKLDLKRYVYPSAHSQESVPVVFSDVGELLGIYQEGQFLSVEKLTGPHKAYAMELVKTAFQDGQNSKVLDDDTIKLFCSSYSSNVVGPMEAVALDGSNGFSSEAYYPAETLQQQVSNANYMPGTIIINNYDSTSQINSLETLVGEVPGPLLYDNSIYYPLPESIWNF is encoded by the exons ATGGGCCTCTCTCCTAGTTATTCAGGCCCTACCTGGTCCTCATTTCATAAGACGAGAAAACTCCCCAAACTAAA GTCCGTTATGGTTGTGTTCCAAGTCTTGCGTTTACTCAAGTCAATAAGGCGGCTATGCATTGATCCAGCT GGAGTTGAACCGAAAGTTGACGAGATTTCAACCGGCCCAAG GAAAGAGCAGGAAAATTCGAACCCTTGTGATCAGTGTGGATCACggcatttaaaattaaagttTTCAAGCAACATAAATGGTACAGTTTATACTGGGCTACCCGTAGGTGGAGATCGGGGCAACACCTTAAATCTAGACTTAGTTGATTGCCGTACTGAGAATATTGTTAAATCTGAGCCAGAAGCATCAGCAGAGGTGGAAATAGTTGTCCTTGAGAAAGACTTTGCAAGTTGTACTGGTGACAAATCGCTGATTCGAGGAGATCCTCATGTCAGATTGAAAGATGGCACAGTTTCTGTAAGTCATATTTCATTCAAACATACTAAAAACCCTATGAGAAAACGTGAGTTGAGACTAGGTGCAAGAGCTGTGCATCCCTACGATATTGGAACTAGAATTAAGGAAGCAGCCACTGAACCATTCTTCGTGATGGATCGTCGTTCCA TGCCCAAGAGCAAGAGGCCTCTAAATCTTGATGATCAAGTATGGAAACTGCAGACGATTGGCAATGACGGTACTTATCATGATCGTTTAATGAAGGAAAACATTAAAACTGTCAGGGACTTgttaattcaatattttctgAACCGTGATAACCTACTAAAA ATCATCGGCAGGCATATGTGCGTTAAGAAATTGGATGCAGCAGTTAACCAGGCAAAGAGTAAACTTGACTTGAAAAGATACGTGTATCCTTCTGCCCATTCCCAGGAAAGCGTACCAGTGGTATTTAGTGATGTGGGAGAATTGCTCGGAATATACCAAGAGGGGCAGTTCCTGTCGGTCGAAAAGCTGACTGGACCTCATAAG GCTTATGCTATGGAACTGGTAAAAACAGCCTTTCAAGATGGCCAGAATTCCAAGGTTTTGGATGATGATACTATTAAACTGTTTTGTTCTTCCTATTCATCAAATGTCGTTGGTCCAATGGAAGCGGTTGCTCTTGATGGCTCTAATGGATTCTCTTCTGAGGCTTATTATCCAGCTGAGACATTGCAGCAACAAGTGTCTAATGCTAATTATATGCCGGGCACaattataattaataattatgacTCTACAAGCCAAATCAATAGCTTAGAAACTCTTGTTGGTGAAGTACCAGGTCCTCTTCTGTAT